Genomic segment of Candidatus Effluviviaceae Genus I sp.:
TGGTCGAGGACGGCGCGCTGTCAGGCCGCGCCCTCGCCGAGAAGGTCCTCGCGCTTCTCGACGACACGCCGCTCCTCGCGTCCATGGCGGACGGCGCCAGGAAGCTCGCGCGGCCCGACGCGGCTGACCGGGTCGCGCGAGCAACCCTGGCGCTCGCACGGGGGCGCGGGGCGCGGGTGGGCTCGTCGAGAGGAGGGCACGCGGCGTGACGATGTTCGGACGCGTGAAGCGCGTGCATCTCGTGGGCGTCGGCGGGGCCGGCATGAGCGGCATCGCCGAGGTCCTGCTCAACCTGGGCTTCGCGGTGTCGGGATCGGACCTCAAGCGCTCCGAGACCACGGACCGTCTCCAGAAGCTCGGGGGGCGCGTGCACGTCGGGCACGCGGCGGCCAACATCGAGGGCGCCGACGTCGTGGTGACCTCGACCGCCGTCGCTCCGGACAACCCCGAGGTCGTCGCGGCCCACGAGCGACTGGTGCCGGTCATCCCGCGGGTCGAGATGCTCGCCGAGCTCATGCGGATGAAGTTCTCGGTCGCCGTGGGCGGCACGCACGGGAAGACGACGACCACGTCGCTCATCGCGGCGGTCCTCTCGGCGGGCGGGCTGGACCCCACGGTCGTCGTGGGCGGGCGCATCAAGGCGATGGAGAGCGGCGCGCGGCTCGGGGCGAGCCAGTACATCGTCGCCGAGGCGGACGAGAGCGACGGGTCGTTCCTGAAGCTGTCGCCGACCATCACGGTCGTGACGACCGTGGACGAGGAGCACCTCGACTACTACTCGGGGCTCGACGAGATCAAACGCGCGTTCACGAGGTTCGCCAACAGCGTCCCGTTCTACGGGTGCTCCGTGGTCTGCCTCGACCAGCAGAACATCCAGGCGATCATCCCGGACATCGCGCGCAGGGTGATCACGTAC
This window contains:
- a CDS encoding UDP-N-acetylmuramate--L-alanine ligase; the protein is MFGRVKRVHLVGVGGAGMSGIAEVLLNLGFAVSGSDLKRSETTDRLQKLGGRVHVGHAAANIEGADVVVTSTAVAPDNPEVVAAHERLVPVIPRVEMLAELMRMKFSVAVGGTHGKTTTTSLIAAVLSAGGLDPTVVVGGRIKAMESGARLGASQYIVAEADESDGSFLKLSPTITVVTTVDEEHLDYYSGLDEIKRAFTRFANSVPFYGCSVVCLDQQNIQAIIPDIARRVITYGLAGQADVHVLDVEASNGTSVFTVVAAGAEVGRIEIAMPGLHNVYNSLAAVAVGLELGVPFCDIARALREFEGISRRFEIKGEACNVLVLDDYGHHPAEIRTTLSAAVSKWHRRLVVLFQPHRYTRTQKLGEDFGRSFYDATVLLVTGIYAASETPIPGVSGASIVEAAQRSGHRSAEYVEDMDALYERAMEIVRPGDVVLTLGAGDIHKVGERVLAALRAREQAGGR